In Luteitalea sp. TBR-22, one genomic interval encodes:
- a CDS encoding tetratricopeptide repeat protein, producing MPQKRWPGVALIGLMLLASTACRSVESRKLAHLQKGDQYAAQKRDDFAVIEYANAVQLDPMFGEARFKLAQAYERLNNLPAAFPEYIRAADSLPDDRNAQGKAAQVLLLLGRFADAEARAAALLAKNPKDIDALLIQANAKAGLRDPAGAMAQIAEAIRLSPGSSQAFLNLGVLRVQQGEANEAETAFRKAIALDPRSVDSRLALANFLWAAGRAKEAESALQEAIAIEPLHPLANRMLSSLYMASGRSAEAEKSLKVLADASRSPGARFQLAEYYLEVGRRQEAATVLKGLSAERATHADAEVELAAIEQADGRAEDARKRLDSLLTKVPNHTRGLILKAAWLARANDLDEALKVAKTAVASDPRSAEAHFTLGAIHARRRENADAIKAYTEVLSLNPRATAAQLELARLNFSTGNESAALQFAEEARSSAPSNLDANLAVVRGLIAAKELARAGSEVRRLREAVPNSAAVQVVSGVLYASQNDAVAARAAYERALQLSPFFPEAMARLTYLDIAEKAPARAIARLEPAIAKDGNNTALLALLAEAYRASGDMPRAEESLRRAVSGDPRFQMGYAMLAQLYTKQGRLEEARKEWEQLVSRDPVNTGARTMVGVLLETQGKRDAAMKTYEEAVKSDPRAAVAANNLAYIYAEQGTSLDMALQLATSAKQVLPNDSSIDDTIGWVYYKKGLPSLAVGPLKESLKKQPDQPEVLYHLGMSYAKLGDKAKAKEALARALTLNPKVGGDEARRALQSVQ from the coding sequence ATGCCCCAGAAACGCTGGCCGGGAGTCGCGCTCATCGGGCTGATGCTCCTGGCCTCGACTGCCTGCAGGAGTGTCGAGAGCCGAAAGCTGGCGCACCTACAGAAAGGCGACCAGTATGCCGCGCAGAAGCGGGACGACTTTGCCGTCATCGAGTATGCCAACGCGGTGCAGCTCGACCCGATGTTCGGCGAGGCGCGGTTCAAGCTTGCCCAGGCGTACGAGCGGCTGAACAACCTGCCGGCGGCGTTCCCGGAGTACATCCGGGCGGCCGACTCGCTGCCCGATGACCGCAATGCCCAGGGCAAGGCCGCGCAGGTGCTGCTGTTGCTGGGCCGCTTCGCCGACGCCGAAGCACGGGCTGCGGCCCTGCTGGCAAAGAATCCCAAGGACATCGACGCGCTGCTGATCCAGGCCAATGCCAAAGCCGGCCTCAGGGACCCCGCCGGGGCCATGGCTCAGATTGCGGAGGCCATCCGGCTGAGCCCGGGCAGCAGCCAGGCCTTCCTGAACCTCGGTGTTCTCCGGGTGCAGCAAGGGGAAGCCAACGAGGCGGAGACCGCGTTCCGCAAGGCGATTGCCCTTGACCCCAGGTCGGTCGACAGCCGTCTGGCGCTCGCCAACTTCCTTTGGGCCGCTGGTCGCGCCAAGGAGGCGGAGAGCGCGCTGCAGGAGGCGATCGCGATCGAGCCCCTGCATCCGCTCGCCAACCGCATGCTGTCGTCGCTGTACATGGCCAGTGGGCGAAGCGCCGAGGCCGAGAAGTCGCTCAAGGTGCTTGCCGATGCTTCCAGGTCCCCTGGCGCCCGGTTTCAGTTGGCGGAGTACTACCTCGAGGTTGGCCGCAGGCAGGAGGCGGCGACAGTGCTCAAGGGTCTGTCTGCCGAGCGCGCAACTCACGCCGATGCAGAGGTCGAGCTCGCCGCCATCGAACAGGCTGACGGACGCGCCGAAGACGCACGCAAGCGACTCGACTCGCTGCTCACCAAGGTGCCGAACCACACTCGCGGGCTGATCCTCAAGGCCGCCTGGCTGGCACGGGCGAACGATCTGGACGAGGCATTGAAAGTGGCCAAGACCGCAGTGGCCAGTGATCCTCGCTCGGCAGAGGCGCACTTCACGCTTGGCGCCATCCACGCTCGCCGCCGCGAGAACGCCGACGCCATCAAGGCGTACACCGAAGTGTTGTCGCTCAACCCGAGAGCAACGGCGGCGCAGTTGGAGTTGGCGAGACTCAACTTCTCGACCGGAAACGAATCGGCGGCCCTGCAGTTTGCCGAGGAGGCGCGGAGCTCGGCGCCCTCCAACCTCGACGCGAACCTGGCGGTGGTTCGCGGCCTCATCGCCGCAAAGGAGCTTGCCCGTGCGGGGAGCGAGGTCAGGCGGTTACGGGAAGCGGTTCCCAACAGCGCAGCCGTCCAGGTCGTGAGCGGCGTGCTGTATGCAAGCCAGAACGACGCCGTGGCCGCCCGGGCAGCCTACGAGCGAGCCCTACAGTTGTCGCCCTTCTTCCCAGAGGCGATGGCGAGGCTTACGTATCTCGACATCGCCGAGAAGGCGCCGGCTCGGGCCATCGCCAGGCTCGAGCCCGCCATCGCCAAGGACGGGAACAACACTGCGCTTCTGGCGCTGCTCGCCGAGGCGTATCGGGCATCGGGCGACATGCCGCGCGCCGAGGAGTCCTTGCGCCGGGCGGTATCGGGTGACCCGCGCTTCCAGATGGGCTACGCCATGTTGGCCCAGCTCTACACGAAACAGGGTCGGCTGGAAGAGGCCCGTAAGGAATGGGAGCAACTGGTGAGCAGGGATCCGGTGAACACCGGGGCCAGGACCATGGTCGGTGTGCTGCTCGAGACCCAAGGCAAGCGAGACGCGGCGATGAAGACGTACGAGGAGGCAGTCAAGAGCGACCCGCGGGCTGCCGTGGCTGCCAACAACCTCGCCTACATCTACGCGGAGCAGGGTACGAGTCTCGACATGGCCCTGCAGTTGGCGACCTCGGCCAAGCAGGTCCTTCCCAATGACTCCAGTATCGACGACACGATCGGCTGGGTCTACTACAAGAAGGGATTGCCTTCGCTCGCCGTGGGGCCCCTGAAGGAAAGCCTCAAGAAGCAACCGGACCAGCCGGAGGTGCTCTATCACCTCGGCATGAGCTACGCCAAGCTTGGCGACAAGGCCAAGGCCAAGGAGGCCTTGGCACGCGCGCTGACGCTGAACCCCAAGGTGGGGGGCGACGAGGCACGACGCGCACTGCAGTCTGTGCAGTAA
- the prsR gene encoding PEP-CTERM-box response regulator transcription factor yields the protein MDKPKLLLVDDDEDIRVQMKWALAADYEVAQAGDRVSAMAAFNATRPLVTLLDLGLPPAPNTPEEGLATLAGMLVMDRQAKVIILSGQGEKQNALKAVGAGAWDFLTKPADMDELALVIKRSVHVATLEREFRLLQDKAKSEAFEEMIGASSQMQAVFSFVRKVAGTNAPVLILGENGTGKEMVARALHRRGKSKDAPFVAINCGAIPEALLESELFGHEKGAFTGAHALRKGLIETASGGTLFLDEIGELSPALQVKLLRFLQEKTFQRVGGRQEIQSDARVVAATNVNLKEAVAAGKFREDLYFRLAVLITTLPPLRDRGEDIELIATEMLRRFATQHLRNGMAFAPDAVRAMNQHTWPGNVRELQNRVQRAVIMADGKRVTARDLELLDSEGTPPPSLREARERVEREMVTAALRRHAGSITAASQELGISRPTFYELMDKLAIQRD from the coding sequence ATGGACAAGCCGAAGCTGCTGCTCGTCGACGATGACGAGGACATCAGGGTGCAGATGAAGTGGGCGCTGGCGGCCGACTACGAGGTGGCGCAGGCCGGCGACCGCGTGTCGGCGATGGCGGCGTTCAACGCCACTCGTCCGCTCGTCACGCTGCTCGACCTCGGGCTGCCCCCGGCGCCCAACACGCCGGAGGAGGGCCTGGCCACCCTCGCCGGGATGCTGGTGATGGACCGGCAGGCCAAGGTCATCATCCTGTCGGGGCAGGGCGAGAAGCAGAACGCCTTGAAGGCCGTCGGCGCCGGCGCGTGGGACTTCCTCACCAAGCCGGCCGACATGGACGAACTGGCCCTCGTGATCAAGCGCAGCGTGCACGTGGCGACCCTCGAGCGCGAGTTCAGGCTGCTGCAGGACAAGGCGAAGTCCGAGGCGTTCGAGGAGATGATCGGCGCCAGCTCGCAGATGCAGGCGGTGTTCTCCTTCGTCCGCAAGGTGGCCGGCACCAACGCGCCGGTGCTGATCCTCGGCGAGAACGGCACCGGCAAGGAGATGGTGGCGCGGGCGCTGCATCGGCGCGGCAAGTCGAAGGACGCGCCGTTCGTGGCGATCAACTGCGGCGCCATACCGGAGGCCCTGCTCGAGAGCGAGCTCTTCGGACACGAGAAGGGCGCGTTCACGGGCGCGCACGCCCTGCGCAAGGGCCTCATCGAGACCGCATCGGGCGGTACGCTGTTCCTCGACGAGATCGGGGAGCTGTCGCCGGCGCTGCAGGTGAAGCTGCTGCGGTTCCTGCAGGAGAAGACCTTCCAGCGGGTGGGCGGGCGCCAGGAGATCCAGAGCGACGCGCGGGTGGTGGCCGCCACCAACGTCAACCTCAAGGAAGCCGTGGCGGCCGGGAAGTTCCGTGAGGATCTGTACTTCCGCCTGGCGGTGCTCATCACGACGCTGCCGCCGCTGCGGGACCGCGGCGAGGACATCGAGCTCATCGCGACGGAGATGTTGAGACGATTCGCCACACAACACCTGCGCAACGGGATGGCGTTCGCCCCGGATGCGGTGCGGGCGATGAACCAGCACACGTGGCCGGGGAACGTGCGCGAGTTGCAGAACCGCGTCCAGCGGGCGGTGATCATGGCCGACGGCAAGCGCGTGACGGCGCGCGACCTGGAGCTGCTCGACTCGGAGGGCACGCCACCGCCGTCGCTGCGCGAGGCCAGGGAGCGGGTGGAGCGGGAGATGGTCACCGCCGCGCTGCGTCGGCATGCCGGGAGCATCACGGCAGCGTCGCAGGAGTTGGGGATCAGCCGCCCGACGTTCTACGAGTTGATGGACAAGCTCGCGATCCAGCGAGACTGA
- the prsK gene encoding XrtA/PEP-CTERM system histidine kinase PrsK yields the protein MPLILLLPFGAALLAALLASASLVRKAPTVASWCFATGMLLLAADSACGGLALTAATDEALAQWLRLGVIVKSAIPVVWLGFSLTYSRGDWRESVHRWRHALALFGALPVLTLLVAFTVPSALLDVLRVGEDGDILVLRPGPLGQVLNAVLLVGSVLVLTNLEQTFRAAVGTARWRLKLVVIGLAVLFGARIYVRSQSILFSAHGLDLLGVEASGLLVGCAILALAYLRTGLSEVDIYPSRAVLRSSLTVLIVGTYLLVVGVLAQAVRRFGGAESFQVQALVLLIGMAGLAVLLLSDRLRQGIQVFVGRHFARAQHDSVKVWTQLSQALGTARDRTGVCTAACRLVSTTFEVLSVSLWLVDGSGDRLELAASTTPRQAAPMRLPTALRGLVTPLDIEALRDEWAAEWRHANPSTFPQGGHRWVVPLREGQITLGAIVLADRVNGAPYSREALDLLQCIGDQVASALQNLRLGDELAESRELEAFRTMSTFFVHDLKNAAASLNLMLKNLPVHFDDPEFRADALRGIANTASRIETMIARLGALRDHPATTRRTFPVDALVREAIDRAGPLPGVSLSTELDDAGAIHADRDQLASVITNLVLNARDAVAGQGQIRVRTTRSDGWASVSVQDDGCGMSEAFMRESLFKPFRSTKSKGLGVGMFQARMVVEAHGGQIHVESEEGRGTTVRLQLPAQDA from the coding sequence GTGCCCCTGATCCTCCTGCTGCCGTTCGGCGCCGCCCTGCTCGCGGCGCTGCTCGCGTCCGCGAGCCTGGTCCGCAAGGCGCCCACCGTTGCCTCGTGGTGCTTCGCCACCGGCATGCTCCTGCTCGCTGCCGACAGCGCCTGTGGTGGGCTGGCCCTGACAGCGGCCACCGACGAAGCGCTCGCGCAGTGGCTGCGGCTCGGCGTGATCGTCAAGAGCGCGATTCCCGTGGTGTGGCTCGGCTTCAGCCTCACGTACTCGCGCGGCGACTGGCGCGAGTCGGTGCACCGGTGGCGCCACGCGCTCGCGCTCTTCGGCGCCCTGCCCGTCCTCACGCTCCTCGTGGCATTCACCGTGCCTTCCGCGCTCCTCGACGTGCTCCGCGTCGGCGAGGATGGTGACATTCTGGTGCTCAGGCCGGGCCCCCTCGGCCAGGTGCTGAACGCCGTGCTGCTGGTCGGCAGCGTCCTCGTGCTCACCAACCTCGAGCAGACGTTCCGGGCCGCCGTCGGCACGGCCCGCTGGCGCCTGAAGCTCGTGGTCATCGGACTCGCCGTGCTCTTCGGTGCGCGCATCTACGTGCGCAGCCAGTCGATCCTCTTCTCCGCGCACGGCCTCGACCTGCTCGGCGTCGAGGCCAGCGGCCTGCTGGTCGGCTGCGCCATCCTCGCGCTCGCCTACCTGCGCACCGGCCTGTCCGAGGTCGACATCTACCCCTCGCGCGCCGTCCTCCGCTCCTCGCTGACCGTGCTCATTGTCGGCACGTACCTGCTCGTGGTCGGGGTGCTGGCGCAGGCGGTGCGGCGCTTCGGCGGCGCGGAGAGCTTCCAGGTGCAGGCGCTGGTCCTGCTGATCGGCATGGCCGGCCTGGCGGTGCTGTTGCTCTCGGATCGCCTCAGGCAGGGCATCCAGGTGTTCGTCGGCAGGCATTTCGCACGCGCCCAGCACGACTCGGTGAAGGTGTGGACCCAGTTGTCGCAGGCGCTCGGCACCGCGCGCGACCGCACCGGCGTGTGCACCGCTGCCTGCCGCCTCGTGTCCACCACGTTCGAGGTGCTGTCGGTGTCGTTGTGGCTCGTGGATGGCTCCGGCGACCGCCTCGAGCTGGCCGCTTCGACGACGCCGAGGCAGGCCGCGCCGATGCGCCTGCCGACCGCGCTGCGTGGCCTGGTCACTCCCCTCGACATCGAGGCCCTGCGCGACGAGTGGGCCGCCGAGTGGCGCCACGCCAATCCCTCGACCTTTCCGCAAGGTGGGCACCGCTGGGTGGTGCCGCTTCGTGAGGGCCAGATCACGCTGGGCGCCATCGTCCTCGCCGACCGGGTGAACGGCGCGCCCTACAGCCGCGAGGCGCTCGACCTGCTCCAGTGCATCGGCGATCAGGTAGCCTCCGCGCTGCAGAACCTCCGGCTCGGCGATGAGCTCGCCGAGTCGCGCGAGCTCGAGGCGTTCCGCACGATGTCGACGTTCTTCGTGCACGACCTCAAGAACGCCGCCGCGTCGCTGAACCTGATGCTCAAGAACCTGCCCGTGCACTTCGACGACCCCGAGTTCAGGGCCGACGCGTTGCGGGGCATCGCCAACACCGCCAGCCGCATCGAGACGATGATCGCGCGGCTCGGCGCGCTGCGCGATCACCCGGCGACGACCCGCCGCACGTTCCCGGTGGACGCGCTCGTGCGAGAGGCCATCGACCGCGCCGGTCCGCTGCCTGGCGTGTCGCTTTCCACCGAGCTTGACGACGCCGGGGCTATCCATGCCGATCGGGATCAGCTTGCCAGCGTGATCACCAACCTGGTCCTGAACGCCCGCGACGCGGTCGCGGGCCAGGGGCAGATTCGCGTACGCACCACCCGCAGCGACGGCTGGGCGAGCGTGTCGGTGCAGGACGACGGCTGCGGCATGAGCGAGGCGTTCATGCGCGAGTCGCTGTTCAAGCCGTTCCGTAGCACGAAATCGAAGGGCCTCGGCGTCGGGATGTTCCAGGCGCGGATGGTCGTGGAGGCCCATGGTGGCCAGATACATGTCGAGAGCGAGGAAGGGCGCGGCACCACCGTGCGCCTCCAGCTCCCGGCCCAGGATGCATGA